In one window of Hymenobacter nivis DNA:
- a CDS encoding glycoside hydrolase family 97 protein — protein sequence MPHSFSARRLAPRRLVRHSLLLVSFVCCWGFAHAEEIKSPNANLALTFSLQAGGVPTYSLTYKGRAVIKPSHLGLELKEGPALTNGFAVSEAKTTAFDQTWMPVWGETKTIRNHYNELTVTLTQAATKRVMVLHFRVFDDGLGFRYEFPKQPELAYFVVKEERTQFALAGDHKAFWLPGDYDTQEYSTTTSKLSEVRGLMKTAITPNASQTPFSPTGVQTPLMLKSQDGLYINLHEAALIDYSTMSLELDDKNFVLESHLTPDAQGNKGYLQTPCLSPWRTVIVSDRAGDILESKLVLNLNEPTKYPDTSWIKPTKYVGVWWEMITGKSTWSYTSGGNIKLDSINYATLKPSGTHGATTAHVKEYIDFAAQHHLDAVLVEGWNIGWEDWFGQSKDYVFDFVTPYPDFDVQELHRYAAGKGIKIIMHHETSSSVRNYERHLERAYQFMNDNGYTAVKSGYVGNILPRGEHHYGQWLNNHYLYAITEAAKHKIMVDAHEAVRPTGLARTYPNLIGNESARGTEFEAFGGNNPDHTTILPFTRLIGGPMDYTPGIFEMDVSKYNPANKSHVNSTLARQLALYVTMYSPLQMAADLPETYNKHLDAFQFIEDVAVDWDASQVLEAEPGDYITIARKAKGKSSWFVGSTCDEQGRTSRISLGFLDPGTRYLATIYADGKNAHYEKNPQAYAIRKVLVTSKTKLTQYCAPGGGYAISLVPAGAGRR from the coding sequence ATGCCCCACTCTTTCTCCGCCCGCCGGTTGGCGCCCCGCCGCCTCGTTCGCCACTCGCTGCTCCTGGTCAGCTTCGTTTGCTGCTGGGGTTTCGCGCACGCCGAAGAAATTAAGTCGCCCAACGCCAACCTGGCGCTCACCTTTTCGCTGCAAGCCGGCGGCGTGCCCACCTACAGCCTCACCTACAAGGGCCGCGCCGTCATCAAGCCCAGCCACTTGGGCCTGGAGCTGAAGGAGGGCCCCGCGCTCACCAACGGCTTTGCCGTGAGTGAGGCCAAAACCACGGCCTTCGACCAGACCTGGATGCCGGTGTGGGGCGAAACCAAAACCATCCGCAACCACTACAACGAGCTGACCGTCACGCTCACGCAGGCCGCCACCAAGCGCGTGATGGTGCTGCACTTCCGGGTGTTTGATGACGGGCTGGGCTTCCGCTATGAGTTTCCGAAGCAGCCCGAGCTGGCGTATTTTGTGGTGAAGGAGGAGCGCACGCAGTTTGCCCTGGCCGGCGACCACAAGGCCTTCTGGCTCCCCGGCGACTACGATACCCAGGAGTACAGCACCACCACCTCGAAGCTCTCGGAGGTGCGCGGGCTGATGAAAACGGCCATTACGCCGAACGCCTCGCAAACCCCGTTCTCGCCCACCGGCGTGCAAACGCCGCTCATGCTCAAGAGCCAGGATGGCCTCTACATCAACCTGCACGAGGCGGCCCTGATTGACTACTCCACCATGTCGCTGGAGCTGGACGATAAGAACTTCGTGCTCGAATCGCACCTTACACCCGACGCGCAGGGCAACAAAGGGTACCTCCAAACGCCCTGCCTCTCGCCCTGGCGCACGGTGATTGTGAGCGACCGGGCCGGCGACATTCTGGAGTCGAAGCTGGTGCTCAACCTCAACGAGCCCACCAAGTACCCGGACACCAGCTGGATCAAGCCCACCAAGTACGTGGGCGTGTGGTGGGAAATGATTACCGGCAAGAGCACGTGGTCGTACACCAGCGGCGGCAACATCAAGCTCGATTCCATCAACTACGCCACGCTGAAACCCAGCGGCACGCACGGCGCCACCACGGCCCACGTAAAGGAGTACATCGACTTCGCCGCCCAGCACCACCTCGACGCCGTGCTGGTGGAGGGCTGGAACATTGGCTGGGAGGACTGGTTCGGCCAGAGCAAAGACTACGTGTTTGACTTCGTGACGCCGTACCCCGACTTTGATGTGCAGGAGCTGCACCGCTACGCGGCTGGCAAGGGCATCAAAATCATCATGCACCACGAAACCAGCAGCTCGGTGCGCAACTACGAGCGGCACCTGGAGCGGGCCTACCAGTTTATGAACGACAACGGCTACACCGCCGTGAAGAGCGGCTACGTGGGCAACATCCTGCCCCGCGGCGAGCACCACTACGGGCAGTGGCTCAACAACCATTACCTCTACGCCATCACCGAGGCCGCCAAGCACAAAATCATGGTGGACGCCCACGAGGCCGTGCGCCCCACTGGCCTGGCCCGCACCTACCCCAACCTGATTGGCAACGAATCAGCCCGCGGCACCGAGTTTGAGGCCTTCGGCGGCAACAACCCCGACCACACTACCATCCTGCCCTTCACGCGCCTCATCGGGGGCCCCATGGACTACACACCGGGCATCTTCGAGATGGACGTGAGCAAGTACAACCCGGCCAATAAGTCGCACGTCAACAGTACCCTGGCCCGCCAGCTGGCCCTATACGTGACGATGTACAGCCCGCTACAAATGGCGGCCGACCTGCCCGAAACCTACAACAAGCACCTCGACGCCTTCCAGTTCATCGAGGACGTGGCCGTGGACTGGGACGCCTCCCAGGTGCTCGAAGCCGAGCCCGGCGACTACATCACTATCGCCCGTAAGGCCAAGGGCAAAAGCAGCTGGTTCGTGGGCAGCACCTGCGACGAGCAGGGCCGCACCTCGCGCATCAGCCTGGGTTTCCTGGACCCCGGCACGCGGTACCTGGCAACGATTTACGCCGACGGCAAGAACGCGCACTACGAGAAAAACCCGCAGGCCTACGCCATTCGCAAAGTGCTGGTAACCAGCAAAACCAAGCTCACGCAATACTGCGCGCCGGGCGGTGGCTACGCCATCAGCCTCGTACCGGCGGGCGCGGGCCGGCGCTAG
- a CDS encoding cation-translocating P-type ATPase yields MDYYLASAADIAQALETSPAGLDAATARQRLAAHGPNELVATARKSWWRLLLHQFTDVMILVLLAAAGVSVLMGEANAAYVILAIVGLNAAVGFGQEYRADKALAALQKMAAQQAQVLRGGTPQTVPAASLVPGDAVLLEAGNVIPADVRFLETHALKVDESSLTGESANVAKNADPLPPGDYSLGDRRNLGYRGTNVTNGRATAYVVATGMGTELGKIAALVQTKEVATPLQKRLATLGVRLSAAALAVGALFFLMGWLRGAPLRELLLVSVALAIAALPEALPALVTVALALGAERLVRHHALVRKLPAVETLGSVTYICTDKTGTLTLNQMTVQEVYEAPQPAPPGLGPGNGLLMAMALNNDVAQGPDGQWLGDSTEVALARYAAEHAHAHPALEARFPRVAELPFDAERKCMTTVHQTADGVLVLTKGAVGALFAQLAAGQKVKIPDLERRANALAGQGYRVLGYAAKHLPALPADLSPAALETGLTFLGIAGMMDPPRAEARQAVAECRAAGIKCVMITGDHKLTGQAIAEKLGILAGPGELVLTGPELAKLDGAAFAAIVENVRVYARVDPAQKLRIIRALQARHQFVAMTGDGVNDAPALKNADIGVAMGISGTEVAKEAAHLVLLDDNFATIVQAVKEGRRVFDNILKFIRYLLAGSVGEILAISLAPLLGLPVPLLAIHILWVNLITDGLPGLALAYEPAEATAMQRPPTDPRQTIFAGGLGWFVLGVGALVGGLTLGTQAWALRDGDAHWQTMAFSVLCFSQLGLALAVRSQHESVFRQGLWSNRPLLAAVVLTVGAQLLAIYLPFLNRLLSTQPLSAAELAGTLAAASLVFWAVEAQKLVLRRRSARSVGGPPAQDQLLGPPALPPAKAVRLVRA; encoded by the coding sequence ATGGACTACTACCTGGCTTCGGCTGCCGACATTGCCCAGGCGCTGGAAACCTCGCCCGCGGGCCTCGACGCGGCCACGGCCCGGCAGCGTCTGGCCGCGCACGGCCCCAACGAGCTGGTGGCCACCGCCCGGAAATCGTGGTGGCGGCTGCTGTTGCACCAGTTCACCGACGTGATGATTCTGGTGCTGCTGGCGGCGGCCGGCGTGTCGGTGCTGATGGGCGAGGCCAACGCGGCCTACGTCATCCTGGCCATCGTGGGGCTGAACGCTGCCGTGGGCTTCGGGCAGGAATACCGGGCCGACAAGGCCCTGGCCGCGCTGCAAAAGATGGCGGCCCAGCAGGCCCAGGTGCTGCGCGGCGGCACCCCCCAAACCGTGCCCGCCGCCAGCCTGGTGCCCGGCGATGCGGTGTTGCTCGAAGCCGGCAACGTCATCCCGGCCGACGTGCGCTTCCTCGAAACCCACGCCCTGAAAGTGGACGAGTCGTCGCTGACCGGCGAATCGGCCAACGTGGCGAAAAACGCCGACCCGCTGCCCCCCGGCGACTACTCCCTCGGCGACCGCCGCAACCTGGGCTACCGCGGTACCAACGTTACCAACGGGCGGGCCACGGCCTACGTGGTGGCCACCGGCATGGGCACCGAGCTGGGCAAAATTGCCGCCCTCGTTCAAACCAAAGAAGTGGCCACGCCGCTGCAAAAGCGGCTGGCCACGCTCGGCGTGCGCTTGTCGGCGGCGGCGCTGGCGGTGGGGGCCCTGTTCTTCCTGATGGGCTGGCTGCGCGGCGCACCCCTGCGCGAGCTGCTGCTCGTGTCGGTGGCGCTGGCCATTGCGGCGCTGCCCGAAGCCCTGCCGGCCCTCGTAACGGTGGCCCTCGCGCTGGGGGCCGAGCGCCTGGTGCGGCACCACGCCCTGGTGCGCAAGCTGCCCGCCGTGGAAACCCTGGGCTCGGTCACCTACATCTGTACCGACAAAACCGGCACGCTCACCCTCAACCAGATGACGGTGCAGGAAGTGTACGAAGCGCCCCAGCCGGCGCCGCCCGGGCTGGGCCCCGGCAATGGGCTGCTCATGGCCATGGCCCTGAACAACGACGTGGCCCAGGGCCCCGACGGCCAGTGGCTGGGCGACTCCACCGAGGTGGCCCTGGCCCGCTACGCCGCCGAGCACGCCCACGCCCACCCCGCCCTCGAAGCCCGGTTTCCGCGCGTTGCCGAGCTGCCCTTCGACGCCGAGCGCAAGTGCATGACCACCGTGCACCAAACCGCCGACGGCGTGCTGGTGCTGACGAAGGGGGCCGTGGGGGCCCTGTTTGCGCAGCTCGCCGCGGGCCAGAAGGTTAAAATCCCCGACCTGGAGCGGCGCGCAAACGCTTTGGCTGGCCAGGGCTACCGGGTGCTGGGCTACGCCGCCAAGCACCTGCCCGCGCTGCCCGCCGACCTCAGCCCCGCCGCCCTCGAAACCGGTCTCACCTTCCTGGGCATCGCCGGGATGATGGACCCGCCCCGCGCCGAGGCCCGCCAGGCTGTGGCCGAGTGCCGGGCCGCCGGCATCAAATGCGTGATGATTACCGGCGACCACAAGCTCACGGGCCAGGCCATTGCCGAAAAGCTGGGCATCCTCGCGGGCCCCGGCGAGTTGGTACTCACGGGCCCCGAGCTGGCCAAGCTCGACGGGGCGGCCTTCGCCGCCATCGTGGAGAATGTGCGCGTGTACGCCCGCGTGGACCCGGCCCAGAAGCTGCGCATCATCCGCGCGCTGCAAGCCCGGCACCAGTTCGTGGCCATGACCGGCGACGGCGTGAACGACGCCCCGGCCCTAAAAAACGCCGATATCGGCGTGGCTATGGGTATCAGCGGCACGGAGGTGGCTAAGGAGGCCGCCCACCTGGTGCTGCTCGACGACAACTTCGCCACCATTGTGCAGGCGGTGAAGGAGGGGCGGCGCGTGTTCGACAATATCCTCAAGTTCATCCGTTACCTGCTGGCGGGCAGCGTGGGCGAGATTCTGGCCATCTCGCTGGCCCCGCTGCTGGGGCTGCCGGTGCCGCTGCTGGCCATCCATATCCTGTGGGTCAACCTGATAACCGACGGCCTGCCCGGCCTGGCCCTGGCCTACGAGCCCGCCGAGGCCACCGCCATGCAGCGCCCGCCCACCGACCCGCGCCAGACCATTTTTGCGGGCGGCTTGGGTTGGTTCGTGCTCGGGGTGGGGGCGCTGGTGGGGGGCCTCACGCTGGGCACGCAGGCGTGGGCCCTGCGCGATGGCGACGCCCACTGGCAGACGATGGCCTTCAGCGTGCTCTGTTTCAGCCAGCTGGGGCTGGCGCTGGCCGTGCGCTCGCAGCACGAATCCGTTTTCCGCCAGGGCCTGTGGTCCAACCGGCCCCTGCTGGCGGCGGTGGTGCTGACGGTGGGGGCCCAACTGCTGGCCATCTACCTGCCTTTCCTGAACCGGCTGCTTAGCACCCAGCCCCTGAGCGCGGCCGAGCTGGCCGGTACGCTGGCCGCCGCCAGCCTGGTGTTTTGGGCCGTAGAGGCGCAGAAGCTGGTCCTGCGCCGGCGGAGCGCCCGCTCCGTGGGGGGGCCGCCGGCGCAGGACCAGCTTCTGGGGCCCCCCGCCTTGCCGCCGGCCAAGGCCGTGCGCCTGGTCCGGGCCTAG
- a CDS encoding universal stress protein, protein MALNFVVLTDFSPAGARAQAYAAALAAPVGAVLHLVHIASPMPVTTLEYGLSLPALDGGYVREIRHSLAQDAARLPVPATAEVVENDWYAAVVQALAAYRPALLISGLTATHGRFDEWFSNRTLPLAHNTGYPLLLVPEHLPAAAVHPPRRLALAVRDQPFALAPPAAALAPLLAALGTAVLPITVLPAAEAGAGQRGWRAVQHCGLAAALPPGGLHRVVGPAPAAGIQQAVAELSADVLALLDSGHGWMNMLFGGSVLSEVLRHTQVPVLLLATQELPSE, encoded by the coding sequence ATGGCCCTCAACTTCGTCGTGCTCACCGATTTTTCGCCCGCCGGGGCGCGGGCCCAGGCCTACGCCGCCGCGCTGGCCGCGCCCGTGGGCGCCGTGCTCCATTTGGTGCACATTGCGTCGCCCATGCCCGTCACCACCCTGGAGTACGGCCTGTCGCTGCCCGCGCTGGACGGCGGCTACGTGCGGGAAATCCGCCATTCGCTGGCCCAGGACGCGGCCCGGCTGCCGGTGCCGGCCACGGCCGAAGTCGTTGAAAACGACTGGTACGCGGCCGTGGTGCAGGCCCTCGCCGCCTACCGCCCCGCGCTGCTGATTTCCGGCCTCACGGCCACCCACGGGCGGTTCGACGAGTGGTTCAGCAACCGCACCTTGCCGCTGGCCCACAACACGGGCTACCCGCTGCTGCTGGTGCCCGAGCACCTGCCCGCGGCCGCTGTGCACCCGCCCCGCCGCCTGGCCCTGGCCGTGCGCGACCAGCCCTTTGCCCTGGCCCCGCCGGCCGCGGCCCTGGCCCCGCTGCTCGCCGCGCTGGGCACCGCCGTTTTGCCCATAACGGTGCTGCCTGCCGCCGAAGCGGGCGCCGGCCAGCGCGGCTGGCGCGCGGTGCAGCACTGCGGGCTGGCCGCGGCGCTGCCGCCGGGAGGCCTGCACCGGGTAGTGGGCCCCGCGCCGGCGGCGGGCATCCAGCAGGCCGTGGCCGAGCTATCGGCCGATGTGCTGGCCCTGCTCGATTCGGGCCACGGCTGGATGAACATGCTCTTCGGCGGCAGCGTCCTCAGCGAGGTGCTGCGCCACACGCAAGTGCCCGTGCTGCTGCTGGCCACGCAGGAGCTGCCCTCGGAGTGA
- a CDS encoding universal stress protein: MALTLIVFAGFYPPARRAIQYADLLAEAMHGRLVLLHVNRASLYDVNGLAAQGYHRQELVRQTDTAAILHQQAEGLRTAATVEVATDLLPAVAQNLAHRYEPALFVLSQADDDRPPAAELVAAAAELLRAGSYPLLVVPPTAPAEHPPRRILIAADREPFALAPAASALRALLALPGTEVVVAHVSSGVEDDEGCALALRAVQASGLVEGLPVPELRGYQHEHYDQGVIAAVRDVQADLVVVLARQRSYLSDLFHRSVTAHLLENCPVSVLVLPVVAMPLAPPPLDLAAAAQYTNAVLISLAPAV; this comes from the coding sequence ATGGCCCTCACGCTCATTGTTTTCGCCGGATTTTACCCGCCTGCCCGCCGGGCCATCCAGTACGCCGACCTCCTGGCCGAGGCCATGCACGGGCGGCTGGTGCTACTGCACGTCAACCGCGCCTCGCTCTACGACGTCAACGGCCTGGCGGCGCAGGGCTACCACCGGCAGGAGCTGGTGCGCCAGACCGATACGGCCGCCATCCTCCACCAGCAGGCCGAGGGGCTGCGCACCGCCGCCACCGTGGAAGTAGCCACCGACCTGCTGCCCGCCGTGGCCCAGAACCTGGCCCATCGCTACGAGCCGGCGCTGTTTGTGCTCAGCCAGGCCGACGACGACCGCCCCCCCGCGGCTGAGCTGGTGGCCGCCGCCGCCGAGCTGCTGCGGGCCGGCAGCTACCCGCTGCTGGTGGTGCCGCCCACCGCCCCGGCCGAGCACCCGCCGCGCCGCATCCTCATCGCCGCCGACCGCGAGCCGTTTGCGCTGGCGCCCGCGGCCAGCGCCCTGCGGGCGCTGCTGGCACTGCCGGGCACGGAGGTGGTGGTGGCCCACGTGTCGAGCGGCGTGGAGGACGACGAGGGCTGCGCCCTGGCTTTGCGCGCCGTGCAGGCCAGCGGCTTGGTCGAGGGCCTGCCCGTGCCCGAGCTGCGTGGCTACCAGCACGAGCACTACGACCAGGGCGTGATTGCCGCCGTCCGCGACGTGCAGGCCGACCTCGTGGTGGTGCTGGCCCGCCAGCGCAGCTACCTCAGCGACTTGTTTCACCGCAGCGTTACGGCCCACTTGCTGGAAAACTGCCCCGTGTCCGTCCTGGTGCTGCCCGTGGTGGCCATGCCCCTGGCCCCGCCGCCCCTGGATCTTGCCGCCGCCGCCCAGTACACCAACGCGGTGCTCATCAGCCTGGCCCCGGCGGTGTGA
- a CDS encoding XrtX-associated membrane protein, producing the protein MRPRREARPPARPWARWLALAFFGVVLVVLGQFQEEVFAVLTRAWRAAGALVSGPWGPTAGAPGLSQHSLPASVTYHLLYAGASAGALHVLLRGRGTRWVVGGFGAALVVGLGLLALGRAGHWPVATEQGHLLISAASSPLALLAGYALALLSPPVAAPSRP; encoded by the coding sequence ATGCGCCCGCGGCGTGAGGCCCGCCCACCGGCGCGCCCCTGGGCCCGCTGGCTGGCCCTGGCCTTTTTTGGGGTCGTGCTGGTCGTGTTGGGCCAGTTTCAGGAGGAAGTGTTTGCCGTGCTGACGCGGGCGTGGCGGGCCGCCGGGGCCCTGGTGAGCGGGCCCTGGGGCCCCACCGCCGGGGCCCCAGGGCTGAGCCAGCACAGCCTGCCGGCGTCGGTCACGTACCACTTGCTGTATGCCGGGGCCAGCGCCGGGGCCCTGCACGTGCTACTGCGCGGGCGCGGCACCCGCTGGGTGGTGGGCGGCTTTGGGGCGGCGCTGGTGGTGGGCCTGGGGCTGCTGGCCCTGGGGCGCGCCGGCCACTGGCCCGTGGCCACCGAGCAGGGCCACCTGCTGATTAGCGCGGCGTCCTCGCCGCTGGCGCTGCTGGCCGGCTACGCGCTGGCGCTGTTGAGCCCGCCCGTGGCCGCGCCATCCCGGCCGTAG
- the xrtX gene encoding exosortase X, producing the protein MAVLFSKTARPQWRFLAVATGLYLLWWLGYEHGLGPDGRLDHALSVQVARAAAWGLRAFGFAASTVPTSPTLLRMAGQPAVLVGDPCNGLVLYALFAGFVLAYPATDRRRGWFIALGIVALYCVNVARVAVLALNHTYWYHTVDFNHHYTFTFVAYAAILALWAWWTNGRPAARAEHAPAA; encoded by the coding sequence ATGGCTGTTCTTTTCAGTAAAACCGCCCGGCCCCAGTGGCGTTTTCTGGCTGTGGCTACTGGGCTATACCTACTCTGGTGGCTGGGCTACGAGCACGGCCTGGGCCCCGACGGCCGCCTCGACCATGCCCTGTCGGTGCAGGTGGCGCGGGCGGCGGCGTGGGGCCTGCGGGCCTTTGGGTTTGCGGCCAGCACGGTGCCCACCTCCCCCACCCTGCTGCGGATGGCGGGCCAGCCGGCCGTGCTCGTGGGCGACCCCTGCAACGGCTTGGTGCTGTACGCACTGTTTGCCGGCTTCGTACTGGCCTACCCCGCCACCGACCGGCGCCGGGGCTGGTTCATTGCCCTGGGCATCGTCGCGTTGTACTGCGTGAACGTGGCGCGCGTGGCGGTGCTGGCCCTCAACCACACCTACTGGTACCACACCGTGGACTTTAACCACCACTACACGTTCACCTTCGTGGCCTACGCGGCCATCCTCGCCCTGTGGGCGTGGTGGACGAACGGGCGGCCGGCCGCCCGCGCTGAACATGCGCCCGCGGCGTGA
- a CDS encoding PID-CTERM protein-sorting domain-containing protein — MKKNTLVAALYGTVACFLLVAAPALAQDGPGSGGPTPNAPTAVPIDGGASILLASGVALGLKKLRDRRRAR; from the coding sequence ATGAAAAAGAATACTTTAGTAGCCGCCCTGTACGGCACCGTTGCGTGCTTCCTGCTCGTTGCCGCCCCGGCCCTAGCCCAAGATGGTCCCGGCTCGGGGGGCCCCACGCCCAACGCACCCACCGCCGTGCCCATCGACGGGGGCGCGTCCATCTTGCTGGCCAGCGGCGTAGCCCTCGGCCTGAAAAAACTCCGCGACCGCCGCCGCGCCCGTTAG